A single Agrococcus sp. ARC_14 DNA region contains:
- a CDS encoding MaoC family dehydratase N-terminal domain-containing protein, giving the protein MPVNPELQGRQYPPTAPYLVGREKVREFARAVQATHAEHHDVEAARAAGHADLVAPPTFPIVVQELTLQQLLGDESAGVDFTRVVHGDQRFTATRPIVAGDELTAQLTVTSVKSLGGNAMVTSESVITDASGGHVVTATSTLVVRGDV; this is encoded by the coding sequence GTGCCAGTGAATCCCGAGCTGCAGGGCAGGCAGTACCCGCCCACGGCCCCCTACCTCGTCGGCCGCGAGAAGGTGCGCGAGTTCGCCCGCGCGGTACAGGCGACGCACGCAGAGCACCACGACGTCGAAGCTGCGCGCGCCGCCGGCCACGCCGACCTCGTCGCGCCGCCCACCTTCCCGATCGTCGTCCAGGAGCTCACGCTGCAGCAGCTGCTCGGCGACGAGAGCGCCGGCGTCGACTTCACGCGGGTCGTGCACGGCGACCAGCGGTTCACGGCCACCCGCCCCATCGTGGCGGGCGACGAGCTCACCGCGCAGCTGACGGTCACGAGCGTCAAGTCGCTCGGCGGCAACGCCATGGTCACGAGCGAGAGCGTCATCACGGATGCGTCGGGCGGCCACGTCGTCACGGCCACGTCGACGCTCGTGGTGCGAGGAGACGTCTGA
- a CDS encoding MaoC/PaaZ C-terminal domain-containing protein: MSAQLSSLEVGQVVAERDLTFTRDSLVRYAGASGDFNPIHYRDDIAASVGLPGVLAHGMLTMGAAVQPVVDWAGPSRILDYQVRFTRPVVVDPEAGAALHVVAKVGLLGEGTARIDLTVSVDERTVLGKAQVIVATDR, from the coding sequence ATGAGCGCACAGCTGAGCAGCCTCGAGGTCGGGCAGGTCGTCGCAGAGCGCGACCTCACCTTCACGCGCGATTCGCTCGTGCGGTACGCCGGCGCGTCCGGCGACTTCAACCCCATCCACTATCGCGACGACATCGCCGCCTCCGTCGGACTGCCGGGCGTGCTCGCGCACGGCATGCTCACGATGGGCGCCGCCGTGCAGCCGGTCGTCGACTGGGCAGGGCCCTCGCGAATCCTCGACTACCAGGTGCGCTTCACACGCCCCGTCGTGGTCGACCCCGAGGCCGGCGCTGCGCTGCACGTCGTCGCGAAGGTCGGTCTGCTCGGCGAAGGCACTGCGCGCATCGACCTCACCGTCTCCGTCGACGAGCGCACCGTGCTGGGCAAGGCGCAGGTCATCGTCGCGACCGACCGGTGA